CCTTTGATCTACCTTTCCGATATCCAAATCGTAAGGACGCACTAAAACAAATCAAACGTTTTATTAAATAATACAAAAGCCTTGCAGATTGTGTTCTGCAAGGCTTTGTACGATTATACCCAGCCTCTGAATTGGGAGGCCTCTGCTACTTTCTTAATCCCAACCATATATGCAGCTAACCGCATATCAACTTGATAAGTTTGAGCTTGTTGATAAATCGTGTCAAAAGAACTAACCATTACCTTCTCAAGCTTTTCCATGACCTCTTCTTCAGACCAATAGTAACCCTGATTGTTTTGCACCCATTCAAAATAAGAAACGGTAACGCCGCCTGCACTTGCAAGAATATCTGGAACAAGAAGAACTCCATGCTCTGTTAAAATCTTTGTAGCTTCAAGAGTGGTTGGTCCATTTGCTGCTTCAACTACAATACTCGCTTTAATGTTAGCTGCATTCTTTTCAGTGATTTGGTTCGAAATCGCAGCCGGTACAAGAATATCACATTCTAATTCTAGCAATTCCTGGTTGCTGATTGTATCCGTAAATAGCTGAGAGAAGGTTCCGAAACTATCTCTTCTATCGAGTAAATAATCAATATCAAGTCCGTCTGGATCATAAACTCCGCCGTATACATCGGAAACAGCGACAACTTTGGCACCTGCGTCATGCATAAATTTAGCTAAGTAGCTGCCTGCATTTCCAAAACCTTGGATCACCACGCGCGCTCCTTTTAACTCTTTTCCTTTTTTCTTAACCGCTTCATTAATACACATGGTCACACCACGGGCAGTTGCAGTTTCTCGTCCATGCGATCCTCCTAATACAAGAGGTTTACCAGTAATAAATCCTGGCGAGTCAAACTCACGCAGACGACTATATTCATCCATCATCCATGCCATTATTTGTGAATTAGTATAAACATCCGGTGCAGGAATATCCTTTGTTGGTCCAACAATCTGGCTAATCGCTCGAACATACCCTCTGCTTAATCTCTCAAGTTCCCTAAACGACATCTTTCTTGGATCACAGATGATACCGCCTTTACCGCCACCATAAGGAAGGTTTGTAATCCCACACTTTAAGCTCATCCAAATCGATAGAGCTTTTACCTCTGCTTCATCGACATCAGGATGAAAGCGAACGCCGCCCTTTGTTGGCCCAACTGCATCGTTATGCTGCGAACGGTATCCGGTAAAGATTTTCACGGTGCCATCATCCATTCGGACTGGAATTCTTACTGTCAATAATCGAATCGGTTCTTTTAATAGTTCAAACATTTCACTATTGTAGCCCAACTTCGTTAATGCTTCTTGTATGACCGTTTGTGTTGAGTAGTATAAGTTTAAAGATTCCTTTTCCTTTTGCTGTTCTTTTGACATTTCATTTATCACTGCCTTAACAGACATGCCCGCACCTCGTATTTTAGTAGTATAGAAATATAGTTATTAAGCTAAAACCTTAGTGATTTTTTCAATTGACCAATCTATTTCTTCCTTTGTAATGATAAGCGGCGGCGCAAAACGAATAACGGTATCATGTGTTTCTTTACATAATAAACCCTCTTCCTTTAATTGCTCACAGTAAGGTCTTGCTTCTTCTGTCAGCTCTACACCTATAAATAAACCTCTGCCTCTTATTTCTTTTATCACAGGGCTATTGATTGCTTTTAATTGTTCTAGAAAATACTTACCTAATTCAAGTGAACGGTCTGCTAGTTTTTCTTCCTCAATCACTTCTAAAGCTGCAATTGACACAGCACAAGCAAGTGGATTTCCACCGAAAGTGGATCCATGTGAACCTGGATTAAATACACCTAAAACTTCGGAGTTGGCCACAACACATGAAATTGGGAACACTCCGCCACCTAATGCTTTTCCTAAAATTAACATGTCTGGGTTAACTTCTTCCCATTCAACAGCAAACATTTTTCCTGTCCGAGCTAAGCCAACTTGAATTTCATCGGCAATAAACAATACATTGTTTTCTTTACATAAATCAGAAGCTGCTTTTAAGAATCCTTCAGGAGGCAGGATAATTCCTGCTTCTCCTTGGATTGGTTCAATTAAGAAAGCAGCTGTATTAGGTGTGATAGCAGCTTTTAATGCTTCGATATCTCCATAAGGAATAAGCTTAATCCCTGGAAG
This genomic stretch from Neobacillus niacini harbors:
- a CDS encoding Glu/Leu/Phe/Val family dehydrogenase, translating into MSKEQQKEKESLNLYYSTQTVIQEALTKLGYNSEMFELLKEPIRLLTVRIPVRMDDGTVKIFTGYRSQHNDAVGPTKGGVRFHPDVDEAEVKALSIWMSLKCGITNLPYGGGKGGIICDPRKMSFRELERLSRGYVRAISQIVGPTKDIPAPDVYTNSQIMAWMMDEYSRLREFDSPGFITGKPLVLGGSHGRETATARGVTMCINEAVKKKGKELKGARVVIQGFGNAGSYLAKFMHDAGAKVVAVSDVYGGVYDPDGLDIDYLLDRRDSFGTFSQLFTDTISNQELLELECDILVPAAISNQITEKNAANIKASIVVEAANGPTTLEATKILTEHGVLLVPDILASAGGVTVSYFEWVQNNQGYYWSEEEVMEKLEKVMVSSFDTIYQQAQTYQVDMRLAAYMVGIKKVAEASQFRGWV
- a CDS encoding ornithine--oxo-acid transaminase; protein product: MNTTINKTTEIIEKTQKFGANNYLPLPIVVSKAEGVWVENPEGNRYMDMLSAYSAVNQGHRHPKIIKALKDQADKVTLTSRAFHNDQLGPWYEKICKLTNKEMALPMNTGAEAVETAIKAARRWGYDVKGIAENQAEIIACTGNFHGRTMGAVSLSSDPEYKRGFGPMLPGIKLIPYGDIEALKAAITPNTAAFLIEPIQGEAGIILPPEGFLKAASDLCKENNVLFIADEIQVGLARTGKMFAVEWEEVNPDMLILGKALGGGVFPISCVVANSEVLGVFNPGSHGSTFGGNPLACAVSIAALEVIEEEKLADRSLELGKYFLEQLKAINSPVIKEIRGRGLFIGVELTEEARPYCEQLKEEGLLCKETHDTVIRFAPPLIITKEEIDWSIEKITKVLA